One window of the Acaryochloris sp. CCMEE 5410 genome contains the following:
- a CDS encoding AbrB family transcriptional regulator, with protein sequence MPKLKKKTVKPLTGEKLLAKIKELGDLSREAKAKACGYFSFDPDGSERLNVMAFMNAVLDAEGVDLDAQPTSNGTGTSGRQPSYMVSVQTNGNLLVGAAYTKQMELSPGDMFEVTLGRKHIHLTKVETDS encoded by the coding sequence ATGCCTAAACTAAAGAAGAAAACGGTTAAGCCATTGACCGGAGAAAAACTACTGGCAAAAATCAAAGAACTCGGTGATTTAAGCCGAGAAGCGAAAGCCAAAGCTTGTGGCTACTTCTCCTTTGATCCAGATGGGTCAGAGCGTCTGAATGTGATGGCTTTTATGAATGCTGTCCTCGACGCTGAAGGAGTAGACCTTGATGCTCAGCCAACCAGTAATGGAACTGGCACGTCAGGACGTCAACCCAGCTATATGGTGTCAGTCCAAACCAATGGCAATTTGCTAGTTGGCGCGGCCTACACCAAACAAATGGAACTGTCACCGGGTGACATGTTCGAGGTGACTTTGGGGCGCAAGCATATCCACCTCACTAAAGTTGAAACGGACAGCTAG
- a CDS encoding mechanosensitive ion channel family protein has translation MPAIRRRLILALVSVILTLLLHIPVWAQAPSPVANPSTQQPLIIPNLSNPLVSDWIWLDGRRLFKITATKGNLAERIQAVQDSLETSKRKYLRSDSADPKVDIRISNNLPVIYVDDQHLMTITSLDAELRGLDVTTLDDQIKSILETALRRARTERQPQFLRQQGILTAAVIGCAVLLNRLVHFWQRRLRRPAKAVAAPKTDGSLELPPVQFWVGFLGVLRQVLSILQISIGIICLLICLDRFPYTRPINIWLLKSLPIPLTLTGVGLVTYLLIRLSWALVNRFALALTVTPFLSPMASRRMLLRISTIANVIKGIAVPIWISLGIIVALILLKVDVGPLLAGVGLVGVALSLASQSIIKDALNGFLVIVEDQFGVGDVITVDRYTGVVETLNLRMTQIRNAEGQLITIPNSEIRIVANLSSEWSRVDLNIPIPYHTDIDQMLDLIQSTAQAMADEPDWQKQILEPPQLMGVDDFDHRGPVVKVWIKTQPLQQWAVSRELRRRLKLAFDEANISIPVPQQQLWLYRSHP, from the coding sequence ATGCCTGCCATCCGCCGTCGACTAATTCTCGCTTTAGTTAGCGTTATCTTAACGCTCCTTTTGCATATCCCGGTCTGGGCTCAAGCCCCCAGTCCCGTTGCCAACCCCTCAACCCAGCAGCCACTAATTATTCCGAACTTGTCGAACCCTCTGGTTTCGGATTGGATTTGGTTGGATGGCCGCCGTCTCTTCAAAATCACGGCCACTAAAGGCAATCTAGCTGAACGCATTCAAGCCGTCCAGGACAGTCTGGAGACCAGTAAACGCAAGTATCTCCGCTCAGATTCAGCCGACCCCAAGGTAGACATTCGGATCAGCAATAACTTACCCGTCATTTATGTTGATGATCAGCATTTGATGACCATCACCTCCCTGGATGCGGAACTGCGAGGGCTGGACGTCACCACCTTAGATGATCAAATCAAATCCATTTTAGAAACAGCCCTGCGTCGCGCTAGGACCGAGCGCCAGCCCCAGTTCTTGCGACAGCAGGGTATCCTGACTGCCGCCGTGATTGGGTGTGCCGTACTTTTAAATCGCCTCGTCCATTTTTGGCAACGTCGGTTAAGACGACCCGCCAAAGCAGTCGCCGCCCCTAAAACAGATGGATCGCTGGAGCTGCCGCCGGTCCAATTTTGGGTAGGATTCCTCGGGGTGCTCCGGCAAGTTCTCAGTATTCTGCAAATCTCAATTGGGATAATCTGCCTGCTCATCTGTTTGGACCGATTTCCCTACACCCGTCCCATCAATATCTGGTTGCTCAAGAGCCTACCCATTCCCCTCACTTTAACTGGGGTTGGGTTGGTCACCTATCTGCTGATCCGACTGAGTTGGGCCTTAGTCAATCGTTTCGCCTTAGCCTTAACCGTCACCCCCTTTCTCTCCCCCATGGCATCCCGGCGGATGCTGCTGAGGATTTCCACTATTGCCAATGTGATCAAAGGCATTGCTGTACCGATTTGGATTAGCTTAGGCATCATTGTGGCCTTAATCCTGCTGAAAGTAGATGTTGGCCCCTTATTAGCGGGGGTCGGTTTGGTGGGGGTCGCCCTTTCCCTTGCCTCTCAAAGCATTATCAAAGATGCCCTCAATGGGTTCTTAGTGATTGTGGAAGATCAGTTTGGGGTAGGTGATGTGATCACAGTCGATCGGTATACCGGCGTAGTTGAAACTTTAAACTTGCGCATGACCCAAATTCGCAATGCCGAAGGACAACTGATCACCATTCCCAATAGTGAAATTCGCATTGTGGCCAACCTCTCCAGTGAATGGTCACGGGTCGATCTCAACATTCCTATTCCCTACCATACCGATATTGACCAAATGCTGGATTTGATACAGTCTACTGCCCAGGCCATGGCAGATGAGCCAGACTGGCAAAAACAGATTCTAGAACCACCGCAACTAATGGGCGTCGATGATTTTGATCATCGGGGTCCTGTGGTGAAGGTCTGGATCAAAACACAGCCGCTCCAACAATGGGCCGTGTCTAGAGAATTGCGTCGTCGGTTAAAGCTAGCCTTCGACGAAGCCAATATTTCCATCCCCGTCCCTCAGCAGCAGTTATGGCTATATCGATCTCATCCTTGA
- a CDS encoding adenosine deaminase has translation MSLYAELHRHLGGSVVPRILWRYFKRNRPDLAKPFTDYPQFEEFYCRPRESLAEYLELHTLVESVQTRETLPYFIYRLIRGAYVFENLAYMEMRYTPYLRTSDQLSQTERIDQTAEIVEIVGQASQVKEYPIVTSQILCMHARLPYEVNRAIVEIAAQMPEYVCGIDLAGGDDLYCDRMDEFVDLYAYARSLNLKTTCHLYETEGGAHPELLPYLMRIGHGIQIPLQHPELLPAVAQRRQCLEICPTTYLKTGTLQSIQQLQVVFDRCFDAGVDVAICTDNAGLHNVRLPFEYETLLTQDVISFDQLRACQENAFRHAFAWPLNQGPAAILNDVLNWAPAAIKPNRATVAT, from the coding sequence GTGTCTTTATACGCTGAGTTGCATCGACATTTAGGTGGATCGGTAGTGCCACGGATTTTGTGGCGATATTTCAAACGCAACCGCCCCGATTTGGCCAAACCCTTTACGGACTATCCCCAGTTTGAAGAATTCTACTGTCGTCCTCGGGAATCCCTGGCCGAGTATCTAGAACTGCATACTCTAGTGGAAAGCGTTCAAACTCGCGAAACCCTGCCTTACTTTATCTATCGCCTGATTCGCGGCGCTTACGTGTTCGAGAATCTGGCCTATATGGAGATGCGGTATACCCCTTATCTGCGCACCTCAGACCAGCTCAGTCAAACGGAACGGATTGATCAAACGGCGGAGATTGTCGAAATTGTCGGTCAGGCGAGCCAGGTCAAAGAATATCCCATCGTCACCAGCCAAATTCTCTGTATGCATGCGCGCTTGCCCTATGAGGTCAACCGAGCCATTGTCGAGATTGCGGCCCAAATGCCGGAGTATGTCTGCGGGATTGACCTAGCTGGTGGGGATGATTTGTATTGCGATCGCATGGATGAATTTGTCGATCTCTATGCCTATGCCCGCTCTCTAAACCTTAAAACCACCTGCCATCTCTATGAAACGGAAGGCGGTGCCCACCCCGAATTACTGCCCTACCTGATGCGGATTGGTCATGGTATCCAAATCCCCTTGCAGCATCCAGAACTTCTCCCTGCCGTTGCCCAACGTCGGCAATGCTTAGAAATTTGCCCCACCACCTATCTCAAAACTGGGACCTTACAGAGTATTCAGCAACTGCAAGTGGTGTTTGATCGCTGTTTTGATGCTGGCGTTGATGTGGCCATTTGCACCGATAATGCTGGTCTCCACAATGTTCGCCTACCCTTTGAGTACGAAACTCTCCTCACTCAAGACGTGATTAGCTTCGATCAACTGAGAGCTTGCCAAGAAAATGCCTTCCGCCATGCCTTTGCTTGGCCCCTAAATCAAGGTCCAGCTGCTATTCTGAATGATGTTCTAAACTGGGCTCCTGCTGCCATAAAGCCAAATCGAGCGACGGTTGCCACCTAA
- a CDS encoding phosphodiester glycosidase family protein has protein sequence MRLIGWSISMSLVMGLGLCSAPSQLSPQPQQPPPTMQYQKQELSQATVHVLRIPNHPRYTVRLDVVDGLQTVVDFAQGTPKPVAVINGGYFDPANQLTTSYIRRGGQTLADPTQNSRLVDNPDLKVYLPKILNRSEFRQYQCGAKTTYAISLYSQPIPPDCTLNYALGAGPQLLPQLTSQAEGFTDSVDGQVIRDAIGSRQPNARSAVGITGKGDVIWVMVEQQSATKPGLSLPELADFMEQQGAVSALNLDGGSSSSLIYQDQVITGKSLQGEPLLRPVKSVLMVLENAPK, from the coding sequence ATGAGATTGATTGGATGGTCTATCAGCATGTCTTTGGTTATGGGCTTGGGATTGTGTTCTGCTCCGTCTCAACTCTCGCCACAGCCGCAGCAACCACCCCCCACTATGCAATATCAAAAGCAGGAACTATCGCAGGCAACGGTGCATGTCCTGCGGATCCCAAACCATCCTCGCTATACCGTTCGTCTTGATGTCGTGGACGGACTCCAAACCGTGGTTGATTTTGCTCAGGGCACTCCCAAGCCAGTTGCCGTAATCAATGGGGGATATTTTGACCCTGCGAATCAGCTAACCACCTCCTATATTCGGCGAGGAGGACAAACCCTGGCTGACCCGACTCAGAATTCAAGATTGGTGGATAATCCTGATCTGAAAGTCTATTTACCAAAGATCCTTAATCGCTCGGAGTTTCGGCAATATCAATGTGGTGCTAAGACTACCTATGCCATTAGCTTATATAGCCAGCCTATTCCTCCAGACTGCACCCTTAACTACGCCCTGGGAGCGGGACCTCAGCTTCTTCCTCAATTGACCTCACAAGCAGAAGGATTCACCGACTCAGTTGATGGCCAGGTGATTCGAGATGCCATTGGCAGCCGTCAGCCCAATGCTAGAAGTGCGGTTGGGATTACGGGTAAGGGGGATGTTATCTGGGTAATGGTGGAGCAACAATCTGCTACCAAGCCTGGACTTTCACTCCCTGAGCTAGCCGATTTTATGGAACAGCAGGGTGCAGTGTCCGCCTTAAATCTAGATGGGGGCAGTTCGTCTTCGCTGATCTATCAAGACCAAGTGATTACGGGTAAAAGCCTGCAAGGAGAGCCACTGCTTCGCCCTGTAAAGTCAGTTTTGATGGTGCTGGAGAATGCACCTAAATAA
- a CDS encoding Rieske (2Fe-2S) protein: METCDRTFSYVADLADLSESGCHVVYVDGKAIALFRQKEQIFAIDNRCPHMGFPLHKGTAQDGILICHWHHARFDLASGGTFDLWADDVQAFPVEIREGQIWVDLSTPQDRKAYYRQRLTDGLEQSISLVIAKSILALLALGVDPAELIEIGLAFGSRYRRAGWGAGLTILTCMANLLPHLDQEDRPLALYHGLSAVARDCAGSPPRFDIQPLPQSTAEFATLKGWFREFVEVRDQQGAERCLVSAIRSDAPPAQIAEMLFAAATDHRFLDGGHTLDFTNKALEALDVVGWHQAETILPSLVRGYTDAERMEESSAWRSPVDLVALLEQAFATLPQIYQASQQTPVDQGALIPILLGDDPALIINELLRAIQNGCSDVELAQVVTYAAARRVAQFSINNDFRDWDIAHHTFTFANAVCQGLRRVPSVTLLRGVFDAAMRIYLNRFLNIPPVPLPRPESQAPSLAELPDLLDRQQQVKAVGEVVAQFQFNEGEVPHLLAELGKLLLREDRNFHTIQEIEAAVRQYEQWSDSPTRPYWLVAASRYLAAHAPTARAQGQTYRIAHRLQQGDQVFE; this comes from the coding sequence ATGGAGACTTGCGATCGCACATTCAGTTACGTGGCTGATCTGGCCGATCTCTCGGAATCGGGTTGTCATGTCGTCTATGTGGACGGTAAAGCCATTGCCCTCTTCCGGCAAAAAGAGCAGATTTTTGCCATCGACAATCGCTGTCCCCATATGGGCTTCCCGCTTCATAAAGGTACTGCCCAGGATGGTATTCTGATTTGCCACTGGCACCATGCCCGCTTTGACTTAGCCAGTGGAGGCACCTTTGATCTGTGGGCCGATGATGTCCAGGCATTTCCCGTGGAGATCCGGGAGGGCCAGATTTGGGTGGATCTGTCCACGCCTCAGGATCGAAAAGCCTATTATCGGCAGCGCCTTACGGATGGCTTGGAGCAAAGCATCTCCCTGGTGATTGCTAAATCGATATTGGCATTACTGGCCTTGGGCGTCGATCCGGCAGAACTGATTGAAATTGGGTTAGCCTTTGGCAGCCGCTATCGTCGGGCCGGTTGGGGAGCAGGTTTAACGATCTTGACCTGTATGGCCAATCTCTTGCCTCATCTCGACCAAGAAGATCGACCTTTAGCCCTCTATCACGGGTTAAGCGCTGTCGCCCGAGATTGTGCAGGTTCACCGCCCCGCTTTGATATTCAACCCTTACCGCAATCTACCGCTGAGTTTGCCACTCTTAAGGGTTGGTTTCGGGAATTTGTAGAGGTTCGAGATCAGCAGGGAGCCGAACGCTGTCTCGTTTCCGCTATCCGTAGTGATGCGCCTCCAGCGCAGATTGCCGAGATGCTGTTTGCTGCTGCCACGGATCACCGGTTTCTGGATGGCGGGCATACCCTGGACTTTACCAATAAAGCCCTTGAAGCACTGGATGTAGTGGGTTGGCATCAGGCCGAGACCATTTTGCCCAGCTTGGTCAGGGGGTATACCGATGCTGAACGGATGGAAGAGTCTAGTGCCTGGCGGAGTCCCGTTGATTTGGTGGCTCTCTTGGAGCAAGCTTTTGCGACGCTGCCGCAAATTTATCAAGCATCTCAGCAGACACCAGTGGATCAAGGGGCCTTAATCCCGATCCTCTTGGGCGATGATCCAGCCCTGATTATTAACGAGTTGCTTCGAGCGATTCAGAACGGATGCAGCGATGTGGAATTGGCCCAGGTGGTCACCTATGCTGCCGCTAGGCGGGTGGCTCAGTTCAGCATCAATAATGATTTTCGAGATTGGGATATTGCCCATCACACCTTTACCTTTGCCAATGCGGTGTGTCAGGGATTGCGGCGAGTTCCTTCTGTCACCCTCTTGCGGGGGGTGTTTGATGCAGCGATGCGGATTTATCTCAATCGGTTTTTGAATATTCCTCCGGTGCCGTTGCCTCGGCCTGAATCCCAAGCCCCCTCTTTGGCCGAACTTCCTGACTTGCTCGATCGCCAACAGCAGGTCAAGGCAGTAGGCGAAGTGGTGGCTCAGTTTCAATTTAACGAGGGAGAAGTACCCCACCTACTGGCTGAGCTGGGGAAACTCTTGCTCCGGGAAGATCGCAATTTTCACACCATTCAGGAAATAGAGGCTGCGGTTCGCCAGTATGAACAATGGTCAGACAGCCCTACCCGTCCCTATTGGTTAGTAGCCGCCTCCCGTTACTTAGCGGCCCATGCCCCCACGGCCAGAGCCCAAGGCCAAACTTATCGGATTGCCCACCGCCTCCAGCAAGGGGATCAGGTCTTTGAGTAG
- a CDS encoding mucoidy inhibitor MuiA family protein yields the protein MQTTIDTQITAVTVYSRQAQITRQGTVELTGSEQEIIIPDLPMTLQTDSVRVSGSSTQTVQLLGVRTESVATLESTEPEVARIEAQIKKLQRQQRRYQDQLAAVKLKLQAVEALSTKAIPTLSKQIVKQQTLTEAHALFEFWGEQYENYSDAVTRIEGQQENLQQQIQLLEDQLLKLQTRRPHERYHLVVKIAAIAGSLDLEVIYRVNQAQWRPLYDLQFNTETGVLGLAYLAEVEQTTGESWEAIDLTLSTAKPGLGSLPPKLEPWYINLPQQVEMLKRRKSAAPMAAALEVGADLISSFASPPQPSLKENGSGGNGRHLQIWDGGLF from the coding sequence ATGCAAACCACGATTGACACTCAGATTACAGCGGTTACCGTCTATAGCCGCCAGGCCCAAATTACTCGCCAAGGCACAGTTGAACTGACAGGCAGTGAGCAGGAGATTATCATTCCTGATTTACCCATGACCTTACAAACCGATTCGGTGCGGGTTTCCGGTTCTAGTACCCAGACGGTGCAGTTACTGGGGGTAAGGACAGAGTCCGTGGCAACCCTTGAATCAACTGAGCCAGAAGTGGCCCGAATCGAAGCTCAAATTAAAAAGCTGCAGCGCCAGCAACGACGCTACCAGGATCAATTAGCGGCAGTGAAGCTAAAGTTGCAGGCCGTAGAAGCGCTCAGTACCAAAGCCATTCCAACCCTGTCGAAGCAAATTGTCAAACAGCAAACCCTGACTGAGGCCCACGCCCTCTTCGAGTTTTGGGGTGAGCAATATGAAAACTATAGCGATGCAGTGACCCGTATTGAAGGTCAACAGGAAAATCTCCAGCAGCAAATTCAATTACTGGAAGACCAACTCCTAAAACTACAAACCCGTCGTCCCCATGAGCGCTATCACCTTGTTGTCAAAATTGCTGCCATAGCAGGCAGCCTGGATTTAGAGGTCATCTACCGAGTCAATCAGGCTCAGTGGCGTCCCCTGTATGATTTACAGTTCAATACCGAAACGGGTGTTCTGGGCCTGGCCTATCTAGCAGAAGTGGAGCAGACCACAGGAGAGAGCTGGGAGGCCATTGATTTAACCTTATCCACTGCCAAACCTGGACTCGGTTCTTTACCCCCCAAGCTAGAACCTTGGTATATCAACTTACCCCAGCAGGTAGAAATGCTAAAACGGCGAAAGTCCGCTGCACCAATGGCTGCGGCGTTAGAAGTTGGAGCCGACCTAATAAGCAGCTTCGCCTCCCCCCCCCAGCCCAGCCTCAAGGAAAATGGCTCGGGTGGCAACGGCAGACATCTCCAAATCTGGGACGGTGGTCTCTTTTAG
- a CDS encoding DUF4139 domain-containing protein has protein sequence MATADISKSGTVVSFSIGGNSDIPSDGNPHTVTLANQDYPVDCQHIAMPSRVSFAYLQATVKNPTDGVTLLPGKANIFRDRMFVGSAQLNHTAPGQEFKTDLGIDEGLGLERELTERQVDKKLIGGQRRITFAYRLVVTNFLEQAAKLKLTEQLPVSRDERLKIRLTQSQPRIEAGELGQLDWELVLSPQQHQVIEYQFTVEHPPTESVQGLGI, from the coding sequence GTGGCAACGGCAGACATCTCCAAATCTGGGACGGTGGTCTCTTTTAGTATTGGAGGCAATAGTGATATCCCCAGTGATGGCAACCCCCATACCGTCACTTTGGCCAATCAGGACTATCCGGTGGACTGTCAGCATATTGCCATGCCCAGCCGAGTGAGTTTTGCCTATCTCCAAGCCACCGTGAAAAACCCGACGGACGGTGTTACCCTCTTGCCAGGGAAAGCAAATATTTTTCGCGATCGCATGTTTGTCGGCTCTGCTCAACTCAACCATACAGCCCCAGGGCAGGAATTCAAGACCGATCTCGGCATTGACGAGGGATTGGGACTTGAGCGAGAACTCACCGAACGCCAGGTCGATAAAAAACTGATTGGCGGTCAGCGCCGCATTACGTTTGCCTATCGCTTAGTGGTAACCAATTTCCTGGAGCAAGCCGCCAAGCTCAAGCTAACAGAACAACTACCCGTTAGCCGAGATGAGCGCCTTAAGATCCGACTGACCCAGAGCCAACCCAGAATTGAGGCAGGTGAGCTGGGACAGTTGGATTGGGAACTAGTCCTATCACCTCAACAACACCAAGTCATTGAGTACCAGTTCACTGTTGAACATCCCCCGACTGAGTCTGTGCAAGGCTTAGGTATCTAG
- a CDS encoding DUF928 domain-containing protein, which yields MSKILSRSMPLLAKSIAIASIAGICLQALPSDARFNPGGTVGKPGNRRGLATRGGGCKASGNPTLTTLVPKSNVGLTASATPTFYWFIPQNTYQYVNFSLYSVDAEDNPTDLIYASTSRISGEGGLASVSIPKEGTTQSLEAGKSYRWMVRLLCSGNDRRGLSAMGWITYTPPSPQLANQLAVGNKADVYAEAGYWYDAVQELAQQKQANPTSPAVNQAWKELMESEFVQLNQLAAL from the coding sequence ATGTCTAAGATATTGTCCCGTAGTATGCCCTTGTTAGCTAAGAGTATTGCGATCGCATCTATCGCTGGAATTTGCTTACAAGCGTTACCGAGCGATGCCCGGTTTAATCCGGGGGGCACTGTTGGCAAACCAGGGAATCGCCGAGGATTAGCCACCCGAGGCGGGGGATGTAAAGCTAGTGGCAACCCCACATTAACGACCCTCGTTCCTAAAAGTAATGTCGGTTTGACGGCATCGGCAACGCCGACGTTCTACTGGTTTATTCCTCAAAACACCTATCAATACGTCAACTTTTCTCTGTACAGCGTGGATGCTGAGGATAACCCCACGGATTTAATTTATGCTTCGACCTCGCGCATTTCTGGAGAGGGGGGCCTGGCTAGTGTTTCTATACCGAAGGAAGGCACAACTCAGTCTTTAGAAGCAGGCAAGAGTTATCGCTGGATGGTCCGGCTCCTCTGTTCTGGGAATGACCGCCGCGGACTTTCTGCCATGGGGTGGATCACCTATACACCACCCAGTCCTCAGCTTGCGAATCAGTTGGCGGTAGGAAATAAGGCTGATGTGTATGCTGAAGCAGGCTACTGGTATGACGCCGTCCAAGAACTAGCCCAGCAGAAACAAGCCAATCCCACTAGTCCTGCCGTAAATCAGGCGTGGAAAGAGCTGATGGAGTCTGAGTTTGTGCAGTTAAACCAGCTTGCGGCTCTGTAG
- a CDS encoding WD40 repeat domain-containing protein has product MAKSTQKRNWVMFLLLSTAATLYALKAHEQLGRTVAYPAVPSESMSTIHKTLQTLKNQSVWIYAIALSPDGETLASGRYDGKVELWNLRIGNLRQTLQAHEDAISSLTISADGQTLVSGSWDNRISLWDLQTGKHLHTLEDAADDVTAIALSIDGKSLAASAADKTIRLWDLKSGRQLQVKKASTVVLSLAFSPDGQVLAGGSRDGVVRFWQRDSLSPSVALEGHQGAVQSVSFSPDGALLASGSEDQSMKVWHLSQGKLLHTLQGHDAPVLSVAFSPDGRKLASGSYDRTIKVWHPVSGQPLKNLVGHTKSVQSIQFSPDSQTLVSSGSDATVRVWPIAATTAFH; this is encoded by the coding sequence ATGGCTAAATCTACTCAAAAACGCAACTGGGTTATGTTTCTTTTGCTCTCTACTGCAGCCACTTTATATGCCCTAAAAGCCCATGAACAACTGGGTCGAACGGTTGCTTATCCAGCTGTGCCGTCTGAATCCATGTCAACCATTCACAAGACGCTTCAAACATTGAAAAATCAGAGTGTATGGATCTATGCGATCGCACTCAGTCCCGATGGTGAAACCTTGGCCAGTGGCCGCTATGATGGCAAGGTTGAGCTATGGAATTTGCGTATTGGTAACTTGCGCCAAACCCTGCAAGCCCATGAAGATGCTATCTCATCCTTAACGATCAGTGCTGATGGCCAAACACTCGTCAGCGGTAGCTGGGATAACCGGATTAGTTTATGGGACCTACAAACGGGTAAACATTTACATACTTTAGAAGATGCCGCAGATGACGTTACTGCGATTGCTCTTAGTATAGACGGCAAATCCTTGGCTGCCAGTGCTGCCGATAAAACCATCAGGCTCTGGGATCTGAAATCGGGCCGTCAATTGCAAGTTAAGAAAGCTTCTACGGTCGTCTTATCCCTCGCCTTTAGTCCCGATGGTCAGGTTTTAGCTGGAGGAAGTCGGGATGGTGTCGTCAGGTTCTGGCAACGGGATAGTCTGTCCCCGAGTGTTGCTCTAGAGGGGCATCAGGGAGCGGTGCAATCGGTCTCCTTTAGTCCCGATGGTGCTTTACTGGCAAGTGGCAGTGAAGACCAGAGCATGAAAGTATGGCACCTTTCCCAAGGAAAACTCCTGCATACCCTACAGGGGCATGATGCACCTGTCTTATCCGTTGCCTTCAGTCCAGATGGCCGTAAATTAGCCAGTGGGAGTTACGATCGCACCATTAAAGTCTGGCATCCCGTATCCGGTCAGCCCCTCAAGAATTTGGTTGGACATACCAAGTCAGTGCAATCCATCCAATTTAGTCCTGATAGTCAAACCTTAGTGAGTTCAGGGAGTGATGCCACCGTAAGAGTGTGGCCGATTGCTGCAACAACGGCTTTCCATTGA
- a CDS encoding ferric reductase-like transmembrane domain-containing protein, translating to MFRLDYPPLANWAGFSAALLYVVTLLPTILRVVFPSTKTTGIPKKLLIQRRLLGIIAFLLSVIHGYWMVSKRELDFLDIQTYWIYCQGIFTFLIFTLLAITSNDWSVKKLKKSWKKLHKLTYLAMFLLLWHVIDKMWGHWTWVTPPSLLITGIITALFVIRVIRENYVLDKSKAQSSQSKAPEATASKKD from the coding sequence ATGTTTAGGCTTGATTATCCCCCTCTTGCTAACTGGGCTGGGTTTAGTGCTGCTCTGCTGTATGTCGTCACTCTATTACCCACCATCTTAAGGGTTGTATTTCCATCTACGAAAACAACAGGTATTCCTAAAAAATTACTAATTCAGCGTCGACTGCTCGGAATTATTGCCTTTTTACTGTCTGTTATCCATGGCTACTGGATGGTCTCTAAGAGAGAACTTGACTTTCTAGATATCCAAACTTACTGGATTTACTGTCAAGGTATTTTTACTTTTCTCATATTTACTCTATTAGCGATTACCTCTAATGACTGGAGTGTAAAAAAGCTCAAAAAAAGCTGGAAAAAACTTCACAAGTTAACTTATTTAGCAATGTTCTTGTTGCTGTGGCATGTGATCGACAAAATGTGGGGGCATTGGACTTGGGTTACTCCTCCTTCTCTATTGATAACTGGAATAATTACGGCTTTATTTGTGATTCGAGTTATTCGCGAAAACTATGTCCTTGATAAATCGAAAGCGCAATCGTCTCAATCGAAAGCACCAGAGGCAACAGCCTCCAAAAAAGACTAG
- a CDS encoding type II toxin-antitoxin system PemK/MazF family toxin gives MNLKEIRFGKIGGTIPDRGDIFNLQFKPQSGREQVYRPAFIISPAAYNKVSTLILVCPITSRQKGWPFEVELTPPMKIRGVVLVNQIKSIDCISRGAIFVERSPDDVIDEVLAKLETLVS, from the coding sequence GTGAACCTGAAGGAGATAAGGTTTGGTAAAATTGGTGGCACTATTCCAGACAGAGGAGACATCTTTAATCTCCAATTTAAACCTCAATCTGGACGAGAACAGGTTTACCGCCCTGCTTTCATCATTTCTCCTGCGGCTTACAATAAAGTTTCTACCTTAATCTTGGTTTGCCCAATCACGAGTCGCCAGAAGGGTTGGCCTTTTGAAGTTGAATTAACCCCTCCAATGAAAATTCGGGGAGTTGTGCTTGTGAATCAAATTAAATCAATCGATTGCATCTCTCGGGGTGCTATTTTTGTTGAACGATCCCCCGATGATGTTATTGACGAGGTTCTGGCAAAATTAGAGACTTTGGTTTCCTAA
- the atpC gene encoding ATP synthase F1 subunit epsilon, producing MSLTVRVIAADKTVWDSAAEEVILPSTTGQLGILSGHAPLLSALDVGVMRVRPGKDWVSIALMGGFVEVENDEVVILVNGAERGDTIDREEARSTLSAAQARLDQSEQSGDKQERYEAQRDFKRARARLQASGEVVNI from the coding sequence ATGTCACTAACAGTACGAGTCATTGCTGCCGACAAAACGGTTTGGGACTCTGCGGCTGAAGAAGTCATTCTGCCCAGCACCACGGGGCAACTCGGTATCCTATCCGGTCACGCACCCTTACTCTCGGCCCTTGATGTCGGGGTCATGCGGGTTCGCCCTGGGAAAGACTGGGTTTCCATCGCTCTGATGGGTGGCTTTGTTGAAGTTGAAAACGATGAAGTGGTGATCTTGGTGAACGGTGCTGAGCGCGGTGACACCATTGATCGAGAAGAAGCCCGTTCCACTCTATCGGCCGCCCAAGCTCGATTAGATCAATCCGAGCAAAGCGGAGATAAGCAAGAGCGTTATGAAGCCCAACGTGACTTCAAACGCGCCCGTGCTCGACTGCAAGCCTCTGGCGAAGTCGTTAATATCTAA